The following proteins are encoded in a genomic region of Bubalus kerabau isolate K-KA32 ecotype Philippines breed swamp buffalo chromosome 15, PCC_UOA_SB_1v2, whole genome shotgun sequence:
- the LOC129628251 gene encoding RNA polymerase II subunit A C-terminal domain phosphatase SSU72 like protein 3-like, which translates to MPSYPLSVAVVCMSNMNRSMEAHRILRRKGFRVRSFGAGSRVRLPGRARNLPVVYDFSTTYEEMRKDLVRKDRQRYNSNGILHILGRNERIKPRPERFHECRDRFDIIFTCEESVYDRVVEELLVREQETFQPVHVINVDMADNAEDATLGSFIICELCERLQQADNLEDSLVEVLLAAERKTGKSFLHTVCFY; encoded by the coding sequence ATGCCCTCGTATCCACTCAGTGTGGCTGTGGTCTGCATGAGCAACATGAACAGGAGCATGGAGGCCCACCGCATCCTCAGGAGGAAAGGATTCCGAGTCAGGTCCTTCGGAGCTGGGTCTCGAGTCAGGCTCCCAGGAAGGGCACGCAACCTCCCGGTGGTTTATGATTTCTCCACCACCTATGAGGAGATGCGCAAGGACCTTGTGCGCAAAGACCGACAACGCTATAACAGCAACGGCATCTTACACATCTTGGGAAGAAACGAGAGAATCAAGCCTCGCCCGGAAAGATTTCACGAGTGCCGAGATCGCTTTGACATCATCTTCACCTGTGAGGAGAGCGTCTACGACAGGGTGGTGGAGGAGCTGTTGGTCCGAGAGCAGGAGACCTTTCAGCCTGTGCACGTGATCAACGTGGACATGGCTGACAATGCGGAGGACGCCACTCTTGGGTCTTTCATCATCTGTGAGCTCTGCGAACGCCTCCAGCAGGCAGACAACCTGGAGGACTCTCTGGTCGAGGTGCTCCTGGCAGCCGAGCGGAAAACTGGCAAGAGCTTTCTGCACACGGTCTGCTTCTACTGA